The genomic stretch TTTCCACAATAAGCCGGCTGGAAGAAGCCAAAGGATACAGAATTAATGCCCTGATCCTAAATAAACTTGCCAAAGCATATAATGTTAATCCTGTTTCACTCCTGAAAATTATAGATTATGTCAATGAAGACGACATAAATCAATACCTTAATATCACTAAAAGTGAAACCAGTTCCATAAATAACAATGAGATAGAAATCCTGAATGAAAATAACAGCTCGTATTTTCCGAAAAAATTCATAAAACTTCCGGATTTTCCGGAATGCAAAGCTGTTAAAATCAATAACCGGATTTTCCTTTATGATGATGCTTTCCCCGACAATAATGACCTCGGTATTTTTTATATTGATAATAAAATCATTGTTGCTTTCTATTATTGTTTAGATGATACCATCACTCTCAAAGATTTTTTTACTGACTTTGTTTCTATGACAAAGAAAGGTTCACTTTCAATATTTGGAAAAATTAAGGGTATTGTGGATCTTTTTCATCAATAAACTAAAGTACGATTTTTCTATTTGTCATGCATCAGACACGCTAAATACCCTTTTTTAAAGTATTTATATTTAATTTTTTCCAGTTCTCTTACGAGATCGTCTTCTTTTAATTCAAATATTTCTTTATTGCTTGCTTCAATTGTTTCCAGCAAATCATACAACTCTCTTATTTCTCTTTCTAAATGCGATTGCTTCATGTGTTTTTTCATTTCCTAATTTATATAAAAGGTTAATACCTATTATAACAGTCCTTTAAATTAAAAAACATTACCTCCTTTCTTTATTAATTTACTATACAATTTTAATATTTTTATCTTAGTATTTATTTTATATTTCATTATATTTGTATATGAAAATTTATAGAATAGGTATATAATAAAAAAAGCTGTATTAAAATACCTTTTTTGACATTTAAAATCAGGAAATATTACATTTCTAATGACTTTACAATATTTTCTTCCAAAAAGATATTTTAATACAGCTTTTTTGCTGTTAATTGACAAGATATAGTCCAAAGAATACTGGATTTTTGATATTATCCTGTTTTCTCAGATTTATTTTTCTTTTATTTCCGCAAATTTTATATTGTCTCCTAATAAGGAGCTCCTGATATAAATAATGATATTTTATTTTTTAATATAATTTCAGTTTCATATTTTACATTATTATTTTATTGTCTTAATTTATATTTTTTTATCATTCTTTTAAAATATGTTTATCTAATCGAGTTTATTAAGACGCTTTTTTATTTTATGATATGATAAAGCCATTTCAAGACATGCAGCAATTTCATCTGTGGAAATTTCTTCATATACATTAAGTACAATTGCCCTGTTCTTTGAATATGTGAATAAGTCGCCAAATAAAATTTTAAAATTTTCTACAAGAGTAGTGCGGCAGTTAAAAAATATTCCAATATGGTCTTTATCAAAGGTGTCCAGTCTGATAGGAGTTCCGTATTTCGCGGCATATGACGGCTGATTCCATTTTAATTCTTCTGTTATGCTATTCTCACCATACATTTTTTCTGATATTTCAAAAATCATTTCTCTTATTTTTAGTAATATTGTTTTGTATTTTTCATCATAATTTTCATATATACTCAAGACATCAGGATTTTTTATTGGTCTCATATTATCTCCTTTTTATTTTATATTATACTATATAATATGACATATACCCGTCATATTCAAATAAATTTTTGAGATTATATCTGAAAGCGCTTATCCTTATAGCGGGGATTTGCAGTTATATACGAAACCTCTTTATATACGACTCTGTAAAATTTAAAGATTCTTTTTATAATTTTTCGGAGTCTGTTCTTTTGCTGATTATCATAATAAA from Sebaldella sp. S0638 encodes the following:
- a CDS encoding helix-turn-helix domain-containing protein, with amino-acid sequence MKIETEKLKKLGKTLKELRIQNNLSFRDVDKLTGIDISTISRLEEAKGYRINALILNKLAKAYNVNPVSLLKIIDYVNEDDINQYLNITKSETSSINNNEIEILNENNSSYFPKKFIKLPDFPECKAVKINNRIFLYDDAFPDNNDLGIFYIDNKIIVAFYYCLDDTITLKDFFTDFVSMTKKGSLSIFGKIKGIVDLFHQ
- a CDS encoding DUF1801 domain-containing protein, with protein sequence MRPIKNPDVLSIYENYDEKYKTILLKIREMIFEISEKMYGENSITEELKWNQPSYAAKYGTPIRLDTFDKDHIGIFFNCRTTLVENFKILFGDLFTYSKNRAIVLNVYEEISTDEIAACLEMALSYHKIKKRLNKLD